Proteins from a genomic interval of Fimbriimonadaceae bacterium:
- a CDS encoding type II secretion system protein translates to MARRAFTLVELLVVIAIVAILAAFLFPVFVSARNAAYQMSASRSSKDVMSAMSLYLGDCDDVFPLAMYMQPDGLMTWFGKGNLSGDSKFDTTKGVLSAYIKGHMGGDHALMAKPYLGDDVGLGYNYGVIGSDFHITGDYSQFPNCKGAARGTELSDPSQTIVLATSAFYNARWLTDGDGQKYQFNFIDPPSAWHGNPNVDFRHMGKLVVDESARQVSPTGNAIVANADTSVRVMPVGAFKEEMFWRLRQP, encoded by the coding sequence ATGGCGCGGAGGGCGTTTACCTTGGTCGAGTTGCTGGTCGTGATCGCGATCGTCGCGATCTTGGCGGCGTTCCTGTTCCCCGTGTTTGTCAGCGCGCGCAACGCCGCTTACCAGATGTCGGCCAGTCGGTCGTCGAAGGACGTCATGTCGGCAATGTCGCTCTACTTGGGAGACTGCGACGACGTGTTCCCCCTCGCCATGTACATGCAGCCGGACGGGTTGATGACGTGGTTTGGCAAGGGAAACCTGTCGGGCGACAGCAAGTTCGACACGACCAAAGGGGTTCTCAGCGCCTACATCAAGGGGCACATGGGCGGTGACCACGCCCTGATGGCCAAGCCCTATCTGGGTGACGACGTCGGGCTTGGCTACAACTACGGCGTCATCGGCAGCGACTTTCACATCACGGGCGACTACAGCCAGTTTCCCAATTGCAAGGGCGCGGCACGGGGCACCGAGCTCAGCGACCCCTCGCAGACCATCGTCCTCGCCACAAGTGCGTTCTACAACGCCCGGTGGCTGACCGACGGCGACGGTCAGAAGTACCAGTTCAACTTCATCGACCCGCCGAGCGCTTGGCACGGCAACCCGAACGTGGACTTCCGTCACATGGGCAAGTTGGTCGTGGACGAGTCGGCCCGGCAGGTCTCACCGACCGGTAACGCGATCGTGGCCAACGCAGACACCAGCGTCCGGGTGATGCCGGTGGGCGCGTTCAAAGAAGAGATGTTCTGGCGCCTGCGCCAGCCTTGA
- a CDS encoding DUF1844 domain-containing protein, which produces MASEQQARPADVNEILMEMTQFMATLAWQKMGLQPDMVTGKIEKDIRQAKLAVDVATSLSSHLEAQLDDDDKRQIRNMVSDLRINYVQQAGESGS; this is translated from the coding sequence ATGGCATCCGAGCAGCAAGCCCGCCCCGCCGACGTCAACGAAATCCTGATGGAGATGACCCAGTTCATGGCCACCCTGGCCTGGCAAAAAATGGGACTTCAACCGGACATGGTGACCGGAAAGATTGAGAAAGACATCCGCCAGGCAAAGTTGGCTGTGGACGTCGCCACGTCTCTGTCCAGCCACCTAGAAGCGCAACTCGACGACGACGACAAGCGCCAGATCCGGAACATGGTCAGTGACCTACGGATCAACTACGTCCAGCAAGCCGGGGAGAGTGGGTCGTGA
- the sucC gene encoding ADP-forming succinate--CoA ligase subunit beta — protein MKLHEYQSKDLLAKYGVPVPGGRVTSDPTEATAIAQEFGGKVVVKAQVLMGGRGKAGGVKLFDDAAAAGAFTKELIGKKLVSIQNPAGMVVEKVLVAEQIDIAEEYYLSVLLDRAVQKLVVMISKEGGMEIEEVAATKPEAIVRLHVDPAWGLADFEVRDAVRRANIPAPAQRQMVAMIKGLVRAYIESDADLVEINPVALTPDGKLIAADAKVSIDENALYRHAEYEETKDASAEDPIEAEAARRGIAYVRLPGDIGIIGNGAGLVMCSLDEVTKAGGRPADFLDVGGGAQADRVKACVELVLMDPGIKGLLINIFGGITRGDQVAQGILDALSELDVKIPVVARVEGTGADKALKLLEPTDIIGAATMQEAAEKVVAAAYA, from the coding sequence ATGAAGCTCCACGAGTACCAGTCCAAAGACCTCTTGGCCAAGTACGGCGTCCCTGTCCCCGGAGGACGCGTGACCAGCGACCCGACTGAGGCGACGGCGATCGCCCAAGAGTTCGGGGGCAAGGTCGTCGTGAAGGCGCAGGTGCTTATGGGCGGTCGCGGAAAGGCAGGCGGCGTCAAGCTCTTTGACGACGCGGCGGCGGCGGGGGCGTTCACGAAGGAACTGATCGGCAAGAAGCTCGTCAGCATCCAGAACCCGGCCGGCATGGTCGTCGAAAAGGTGCTGGTCGCCGAGCAGATCGACATTGCCGAGGAGTACTACCTCTCGGTCCTCCTTGACCGGGCGGTGCAAAAGCTGGTCGTCATGATCAGCAAAGAGGGTGGGATGGAGATCGAGGAGGTCGCCGCGACCAAGCCGGAGGCCATCGTCCGGCTTCACGTGGACCCGGCCTGGGGCTTGGCCGATTTCGAGGTGCGCGACGCGGTGCGCCGCGCCAACATCCCCGCTCCGGCCCAGAGGCAGATGGTCGCGATGATCAAGGGCCTCGTCCGGGCATACATCGAGAGCGACGCCGACTTGGTGGAGATCAACCCGGTGGCCCTGACACCGGACGGCAAACTGATCGCCGCCGACGCCAAGGTCAGCATCGATGAGAACGCCCTCTACCGCCACGCCGAGTACGAAGAGACCAAAGACGCCAGTGCTGAAGACCCCATCGAGGCCGAGGCGGCCCGCCGGGGCATCGCATACGTCCGGCTGCCGGGGGACATCGGCATCATCGGCAACGGCGCCGGCTTGGTCATGTGCTCGCTGGACGAGGTGACCAAGGCCGGCGGACGACCGGCGGACTTTTTGGACGTCGGAGGCGGGGCGCAGGCCGACCGGGTCAAAGCGTGTGTCGAACTCGTCCTTATGGACCCCGGCATCAAGGGCCTGTTGATCAACATTTTCGGCGGCATCACCCGGGGTGACCAAGTCGCCCAGGGCATCCTTGACGCCCTTTCGGAACTGGACGTCAAGATCCCCGTGGTCGCCCGCGTCGAGGGCACTGGCGCCGACAAGGCGCTGAAGCTCCTTGAGCCCACCGACATCATTGGTGCGGCGACCATGCAGGAGGCGGCCGAAAAGGTCGTCGCCGCGGCGTACGCGTAG
- a CDS encoding LD-carboxypeptidase: MDLSRRAVLAASLAATPLAALASKGPRKLVRPPALKPGDSVALIAPASTMPDAAEVESARQFVFSLGFRPVFGLHATKTWGYLAGTDEERAADLNWALRDPSVDGIMCLRGGYGAMRFLPSIDYEAARAHPKVFIGYSDITALLVAITQKAGVVTFHGPVGTSSVSEFSTNWMMRALTQPRPLGTYTQPDPAKAGKGDFELVTVHGGKASGPLVGGNLTLLSCLMGTPYAPDIAGKILFIEEVQEAPYRIDRMLTQMWLSGDLQKVRGVALGQFTDCDSQEPGSSWRVRDIVALRLKPLGVPVLSGLPIGHVKDKITLPLGAMAQLDADAQTLTVLEPAVS; this comes from the coding sequence ATGGACTTGAGCAGGCGGGCGGTCTTGGCGGCAAGCCTGGCCGCCACCCCATTGGCGGCTTTGGCCTCGAAGGGGCCGAGGAAGCTGGTCCGCCCGCCCGCGCTCAAACCAGGTGACTCCGTGGCCTTGATCGCGCCGGCCTCGACCATGCCCGACGCGGCCGAGGTCGAGAGTGCCCGGCAGTTCGTCTTTTCATTAGGTTTCCGACCGGTCTTCGGCCTTCACGCGACCAAGACATGGGGGTACCTCGCGGGTACCGACGAAGAACGTGCGGCCGACCTGAACTGGGCGCTGCGGGACCCGTCAGTCGACGGGATCATGTGCCTCCGGGGCGGGTACGGAGCGATGCGGTTCTTGCCGTCCATCGATTACGAGGCGGCGAGAGCCCACCCGAAGGTGTTTATCGGATACAGTGACATCACCGCCCTCCTTGTCGCCATCACCCAAAAGGCAGGGGTCGTCACGTTCCACGGCCCGGTGGGCACATCGTCCGTCAGTGAATTCTCCACCAATTGGATGATGCGCGCGCTTACTCAGCCAAGGCCCTTGGGAACATACACCCAGCCGGACCCTGCCAAGGCGGGGAAGGGTGATTTTGAATTGGTGACCGTGCACGGGGGCAAGGCGTCGGGCCCGCTTGTCGGCGGAAACCTCACCCTCCTGTCTTGTCTGATGGGCACGCCCTACGCCCCGGACATCGCGGGCAAGATCTTGTTCATCGAGGAGGTGCAGGAAGCTCCCTACCGGATCGACCGCATGCTGACGCAGATGTGGCTTTCCGGCGACCTTCAAAAGGTCCGCGGCGTCGCCTTGGGACAGTTCACCGACTGCGACTCACAGGAGCCCGGGTCATCCTGGAGAGTGAGGGATATCGTCGCCCTCCGCCTGAAGCCCTTGGGTGTCCCCGTCCTGTCGGGCCTGCCGATCGGCCATGTCAAGGACAAAATCACCTTGCCCCTGGGCGCCATGGCCCAACTTGACGCTGACGCCCAGACGCTGACTGTCCTCGAACCTGCCGTCAGCTAA
- a CDS encoding carbohydrate-binding family 9-like protein, whose protein sequence is MLTPPKRYECRRAYKPVEVNGRIDDPAWAAAAWTDAFVDIEGDKKPLPRFHTQAKMLWDDNYFYIAATMEEPHVWGTLTLHDSVIFHDNDFEVFIDPDGDGARYFEFEVNALNTTWDLYLDKTYRNGGSADNSWESYASSAVHVAGTINNPTDIDTGWRVEIAFPWHCFREQSGMPTPPHGGDTWRVNFSRVEWQVDIVDGKYVKKPDMREDNWVWSPQGIIDMHLPEHWGFVTFVD, encoded by the coding sequence ATGTTGACACCACCCAAACGATATGAGTGCCGGCGGGCCTACAAGCCAGTCGAGGTCAACGGTCGCATCGACGACCCCGCCTGGGCGGCGGCCGCATGGACTGACGCGTTCGTCGACATCGAGGGTGACAAGAAGCCCTTGCCCCGGTTCCACACCCAGGCGAAGATGTTATGGGACGACAACTACTTTTACATCGCCGCGACCATGGAAGAGCCCCACGTTTGGGGCACCCTCACCCTGCATGACTCGGTGATCTTCCACGACAACGACTTTGAGGTCTTCATCGACCCCGACGGCGACGGGGCGCGGTACTTTGAGTTTGAGGTCAACGCCCTGAACACGACGTGGGACCTGTATTTGGACAAAACATACCGCAACGGCGGCAGCGCCGACAACAGTTGGGAGTCTTACGCCTCCTCGGCCGTCCACGTGGCCGGAACCATCAACAACCCGACCGACATTGACACCGGTTGGCGGGTCGAGATCGCCTTTCCTTGGCACTGCTTTCGGGAACAGAGCGGCATGCCAACTCCACCACATGGTGGAGACACATGGCGCGTCAATTTCAGCCGTGTCGAGTGGCAGGTCGACATCGTCGACGGCAAGTATGTGAAGAAGCCCGATATGCGCGAGGACAACTGGGTCTGGTCTCCCCAAGGCATCATCGACATGCACCTCCCCGAGCACTGGGGGTTCGTCACCTTTGTCGATTAG
- a CDS encoding glycosyltransferase family 4 protein — MSTTKHRVLLVGNYEPDHQFSMQGYLKGLHAGLVDRGWPADVVRPTARVNRRPLGRLAKWAGYIDKMVLFPRQLAQTASQYDLVHVIDQGNGFYGPVVSKFNHLYTIHDLLAIRVALGELDTWQIGKSGHRLQEMILSGLRACSNFVSISEQTRIDLDNLVPNKKYHRKILNGMIGTFVRRTPTETKAVLTSHGVPPEAPYVFHIGMGPYKNQSGVVKIFGALRSSPSLGDLRLVILSKYLDDDAAAVIAEMGLDQHVHVLSMVPKESVEALYSGAVALLFPSFIEGFGLPIIEAQSCGCPVVTSDREPMREVAGDSAVLVDPADVESGVPAVLARLQNRDEWVAAGTKNTERFTYDRWVSDYESCYCELLR, encoded by the coding sequence GTGAGCACCACCAAACACCGGGTCCTCTTGGTCGGTAACTACGAGCCCGACCACCAGTTCAGCATGCAGGGCTACCTAAAGGGCTTGCATGCCGGCCTCGTCGACCGTGGGTGGCCTGCCGACGTCGTCCGCCCGACGGCCCGGGTCAACCGAAGGCCGCTAGGCCGCCTGGCGAAGTGGGCGGGCTACATCGACAAGATGGTCTTGTTCCCGCGACAATTGGCCCAGACCGCTTCCCAATACGACCTCGTCCACGTCATCGACCAAGGGAACGGCTTCTATGGCCCCGTCGTCAGCAAGTTCAACCACCTGTACACGATCCACGACCTTCTCGCCATCAGGGTCGCCCTCGGCGAGTTGGACACCTGGCAGATCGGGAAGTCGGGCCACCGGCTCCAGGAAATGATCTTGTCCGGCCTGCGGGCGTGCTCAAACTTTGTCTCGATCAGCGAGCAGACGAGGATCGATCTCGACAACCTCGTCCCAAACAAAAAGTACCACCGTAAGATCCTGAACGGGATGATCGGCACCTTTGTGCGGCGGACGCCGACGGAAACTAAGGCCGTCCTGACGTCCCATGGCGTGCCACCCGAGGCACCCTACGTCTTCCACATTGGAATGGGCCCATACAAGAACCAATCTGGGGTTGTCAAAATATTCGGCGCCCTGCGAAGTTCTCCAAGTCTGGGCGACCTTCGCCTTGTCATTCTTAGCAAGTACCTTGACGATGACGCGGCGGCCGTTATCGCCGAGATGGGCCTGGACCAGCACGTCCACGTCCTTTCCATGGTGCCCAAGGAGTCCGTTGAGGCCCTCTACTCCGGGGCCGTCGCCCTTCTGTTCCCATCGTTCATCGAGGGCTTTGGCCTGCCGATCATCGAGGCCCAGTCATGCGGGTGCCCGGTCGTGACGTCCGACCGGGAACCAATGCGCGAAGTCGCCGGAGACAGCGCCGTCCTTGTCGACCCCGCTGATGTGGAGTCGGGTGTGCCGGCCGTCCTTGCCCGCCTCCAAAACCGCGACGAATGGGTCGCCGCCGGCACCAAGAACACCGAGCGCTTCACCTACGACCGGTGGGTCTCCGACTACGAGTCCTGCTACTGCGAGCTTCTCCGTTAA